A DNA window from Castanea sativa cultivar Marrone di Chiusa Pesio chromosome 7, ASM4071231v1 contains the following coding sequences:
- the LOC142642801 gene encoding scopoletin glucosyltransferase-like — translation MGSKNRQLHIFFFPFMGHGHLIPTMDMAKLFTTRGLKATIVTTPRNVPLFSKTSGINIDIQIIKFPAVEDGLPEGCENIDSLNSPEMAHNFLKATKMLQQPLEQLLQDFQPSCLVADMFFPWATDVAAKFGIPRLVFHGISFFSLSVDHSLRLYEPHKKVFSDSEPFVLPNFPGDIKLTRMQLPDFIKHEVETDFSKLLQEVMESELRSYGVVVNSFYELEPAYAEHYKNVMGRKAWHIGPVSLCNRGAEDKAHRGKEASIDEHECLKWLATKKTNSVVYICFGSIARFSDSQLMDIAMGLEGSGQQFIWVVRKAKTEKEEEDWLPKGFEKRMEGKGLIIRGWAPQVLILEHEAVGGFVTHCGWNSTLEGVTAGVPMVTWPMGAEQFYNEKLVTQILKIGVDVCAQQWSRVLVGDGIKWEAIEKAVRRIMVGEEAEKMRGRAKALGKKARRAIEEGGSSYSDLMGLIEELRSYSLSV, via the coding sequence ATGGGTAGCAAAAATCGTCAGCTTCATATATTCTTCTTCCCTTTCATGGGCCATGGCCATCTGATACCGACCATGGACATGGCCAAGCTATTCACAACGAGAGGTTTGAAGGCAACGATTGTCACTACTCCTCGCAACGTGCCTTTATTCTCCAAAACTAGCGGCATCAACATTGATATCCAAATCATCAAGTTCCCTGCTGTAGAGGATGGTTTGCCCGAAGGATGTGAGAATATTGACTCACTCAATTCCCCAGAAATGGCTCACAATTTTCTCAAAGCCACTAAGATGCTTCAACAACCACTTGAGCAACTACTACAAGATTTCCAACCTAGTTGCCTTGTTGCCGACATGTTCTTTCCTTGGGCAACTGATGTTGCAGCTAAATTTGGTATTCCAAGGCTTGTTTTCCATGGGATCAGTTTTTTTTCTCTGTCTGTAGACCATAGTTTGAGACTATATGAACCTCACAAGAAAGTTTTTTCTGATTCTGAACCTTTTGTCCTTCCGAATTTTCCGGGGGATATAAAGTTGACAAGGATGCAACTTCCTGACTTCATTAAGCATGAAGTTGAAACAGACTTTTCCAAGTTGTTGCAAGAAGTTATGGAATCAGAGTTGAGGAGCTATGGGGTAGTTGTTAACAGCTTCTATGAGCTCGAGCCAGCTTATGCAGAGCATTACAAGAATGTTATGGGAAGAAAGGCATGGCATATAGGTCCAGTCTCACTATGCAACAGGGGTGCTGAAGATAAAGCCCATAGGGGAAAGGAAGCCTCCATTGATGAACATGAGTGTTTAAAGTGGCTTGCCACAAAGAAAACCAATTCAgttgtttatatttgttttggaAGTATAGCACGCTTTAGTGACTCTCAGCTCATGGACATTGCAATGGGTCTTGAGGGATCTGGACAACAATTCATTTGGGTTGTGAGGAAAGCCAAAactgagaaagaagaagaagattggtTACCTAAAGGATTTGAGAAAAGAATGGAAGGTAAGGGACTAATCATAAGAGGTTGGGCACCCCAAGTGTTGATCCTCGAGCATGAAGCAGTTGGAGGATTTGTGACTCATTGTGGATGGAACTCGACCTTGGAAGGAGTGACTGCAGGGGTACCCATGGTCACATGGCCTATGGGTGCTGAGCAGTTTTACAATGAAAAGTTAGTAACTCAAATATTGAAAATTGGGGTTGATGTTTGTGCTCAACAATGGTCAAGGGTTTTGGTGGGAGATGGTATCAAGTGGGAAGCGATAGAGAAGGCAGTGAGGCGAATTATGGTGGGTGAAGAAGCAGAGAAAATGAGAGGCAGAGCCAAGGCACTCGGTAAGAAGGCAAGGAGGGCTATTGAAGAAGGGGGATCGTCCTATTCTGATTTGATGGGTTTAATTGAAGAATTAAGGTCGTATAGCCTTTCAGTGTAA
- the LOC142644301 gene encoding uncharacterized protein LOC142644301 has protein sequence MAVHLNNEALMCKIFPFSLGLVAMRWFDALEEGSLGSLEEGPLGSFEELTRAFRARFIMCSRVPKPLDSLLSMAMREGETLKTYSDRYWETYNEIDDDIEDVAMRTFKVGLPTKHGLRKSLVMKAALNMRQLMDCIDKYKRVEEDQIQGKGKTKMFLERKDPRGVGYQGNHLRREPSGHPSPMGTPLINSLFKELVYQILEKIQNEPYFRWPNKMSGDASLRNQSLHCHYHQDKGHTIEECRMLRDHLNQVARAGKLNHFLCQPRGQFGDGSHHGNIPRPGLGTINVILAKPGGERGTSSKIMSMRGGLGDEVTELGNQIAKRAKLSAVPILGFSEEDKEGTCQPHVDALVVTIRIGEYDVKRVLVDDGSGVEIMYSDLFNGLNLKVEDLEKYDSPLVGFNGKSVIPQGMIRLPVQVEDEEVQVNFIVVKAYSPYTTILARPWLHAMGAVSSTLHVKVKYPTRGWVGVLLGSQSMAR, from the coding sequence atggCAGTTCATTTAAATAATGAAGCTTTGATGTGTAAAATATTTCCTTTTAGCCTTGGGCTAGTAGCCATGCGTTGGTTTGATGCTTTAGAGGAAGGCTCTTTAGGATCTTTAGAGGAAGGCCCGTTAGGATCTTTTGAGGAGCTGACAAGAGCGTTCAGGGCTCGTTTCATAATGTGTAGCAGGGTCCCTAAGCCTTTAGATTCGTTGTTATCTATGGCAATGCGGGAAGGAGAGACTCTTAAAACTTACTCAGATAGGTACTGGGAAACCTATAATGAGATTGACGACGACATTGAAGATGTGGCTATGAGGACTTTTAAGGTGGGGCTCCCTACTAAACATGGTCTGCGAAAGTCATTGGTAATGAAAGCTGCCTTAAATATGCGCCAGCTCATGGATTGCATAGATAAATATAAACGAGTTGAGGAGGATCAGATTCAAGGTAAAGGTAAAACAAAAATGTTCCTGGAAAGAAAAGATCCTCGGGGAGTGGGTTATCAAGGCAATCACCTCAGAAGAGAGCCCTCAGGTCATCCATCGCCGATGGGAACTCCTTTAATTAATTCATTGTTCAAAGAGCTGGTATATCAGATATTGGAGAAAATACAGAATGAGCCTTATTTTAGATGGCCTAAtaaaatgagtggagatgcatcccTGAGAAATCAAAGCCTTCACTGCCATTATCATCAGGATAAGGGACATACCATAGAGGAATGTAGGATGTTACGTGATCATTTGAACCAGGTGGCAAGAGCGGGGAAGCTTAACCATTTTTTATGTCAACCGAGAGGACAATTTGGGGATGGATCGCATCATGGTAATATTCCTCGACCAGGATTGGGCACCATTAACGTTATTTTAGCAAAGCCTGGGGGAGAGCGTGGGACATCTTCCAAGATCATGTCCATGCGGGGTGGCCTTGGGGATGAGGTCACGGAATTGGGTAATCAGATTGCTAAGAGGGCGAAGTTGTCGGCAGTTCCTATTTTGggtttctctgaagaggacaaggAGGGAACATGCCAACCGCATGTCGATGCTTTAGTAGTTACCATTCGGATCGGGGAGTATGATGTGAAACGAGTCCTAGTTGATGACGGAAGTGGAGTAGAGATTATGTATTCTGATTTGTTtaatggtttaaatttgaaagtaGAGGACCTTGAAAAGTATGACTCACCGTTGGTAGGCTTTAATGGAAAGTCGGTGATTCCTCAGGGAATGATTAGATTGCCCGTGCAGGTTGAGGACGAGGAAGTACAGGTTAACTTCATAGTTGTAAAGGCCTATTCACCTTACACGACCATCTTAGCCAGGCCATGGCTTCATGCCATGGGTGCGGTTTCGTCGACTTTGCATGTAAAGGTCAAGTATCCCACCCGTGGATGGGTAGGAGTGTTACTGGGCAGTCAATCAATGGCTAGGTAA
- the LOC142643095 gene encoding methylcrotonoyl-CoA carboxylase beta chain, mitochondrial-like, translated as MVMAVSCAKAAGVLDQIEKGNKKSKGFSGTIRKKKKDSRRRLWRQMRKKEVLITLQQGSGIIDPADTRKIIGLCISASLKCPAEDTRYGVLRM; from the exons ATGGTTATGGCAGTTTCTTGTGCAAAG GCTGCTGGTGTGCTAGATCAAATAGAAAAAGGCAACAAGAAAAGCAAGGGATTCAG TGGAAcaataagaaagaagaagaaagattcaAGGCGAAGGTTGTGGAGGCAAATGAGAAAGAAGGAAGTTCTTATAACTCTACAGCAAGGCTCTGGGATTATTGATCCAGCTGACACTAGAAAAATCATAGGTCTCTGCATCTCTGCTTCCTTGAAATGTCCCGCAGAAGATACCAGATATGGTGTATTGAGAATGTGA
- the LOC142643094 gene encoding methylcrotonoyl-CoA carboxylase beta chain, mitochondrial isoform X2: MFVANDPTVKGGTYYPITVKKHLRAQEIATQCKLPCIYLVDSGGAFLPKQADVFPDKDNFGRIFYNQAVMSAEGIPQIALVLGSCTAGGAYIPAMADESVMVKGNGTIFLAGPPLVKAATGEEVSAEDLGGAAVHCKTSGVSDYFAQDELHGLALGRNIIKNLHMAGKEGMLSRLETVNHEFKEPLYDVKELRSIAPTDLKQSFDIRSVIGRIVDGSEFDEFKKLYGTTLVTGFARIFGQPVGIIGNNGILFNESALKGAHFIELCTQRNIPLVFLQNITGFMVGSRSEANGIAKSGAKMVMAVSCAKVPKVTIIVGGSFGAGNYAMCGRAYSPNFMFLWPNAKISVMGGAQAAGVLAQIEKSNKKKQGIQWNKEEEERFKAKVVEAYEKEGSSYYSTARLWDDGIIDPADTRKIIGLCISASMNRPAEDTKYGVFRM; encoded by the exons ATGTTTGTGGCTAATGACCCGACTGTCAAGGGAGGCACTTACTATCCCATCACCGTTAAGAAACATCTTAGGGCACAAGAGATTGCCACTCAATGTAAATTACCATGCATATATCTTGTTGATAGTGGAGGTGCTTTCCTTCCTAAGCAGGCTGATGTCTTCCCTGACAAGGATAATTTTGGTAGAATTTTCTACAATCAAGCTGTGATGTCTGCTGAAGGCATCCCCCAAATTGCACTGGTATTGGGTTCCTGCACAGCTGGGGGTGCCTATATACCTGCGATGGCTGATGAAAGTGTCATGGTCAAAGGAAATGGTACCATTTTCCTGGCAGGACCCCCACTTGTGAAG GCTGCTACAGGAGAAGAAGTCTCTGCTGAAGATTTGGGGGGTGCTGCTGTGCATTGCAAGACATCAGGAGTTTCAGATTATTTTGCTCAAG aTGAACTGCATGGACTTGCTCTTGGGAGGAACATCATTAAAAACTTGCACATGGCTGGGAAGGAGGGAATGCTAAGTAGATTGGAAACTGTAAACCATGAATTTAAAGAACCATTATATGATGTAAAGGAACTTCGTTCCATTGCACCAACAGACCTTAAGCAGTCCTTTGATATACGGTCAGTTATTGGTCGCATTGTTGATGGAAGTGAATTTGACGAATTCAAGAAATTGTATGGCACT ACTCTTGTAACAGGATTTGCTAGAATTTTTGGACAGCCAGTTGGAATAATTGGAAACAATGGGATATTATTTAATGAATCTGCTCTAAAAGGGGCCCATTTCATTGAACTGTGCACTCAACGAAACATTCCTTTGGTCTTCCTTCAGAATATCACTGGATTTATG GTTGGCTCAAGATCCGAGGCAAATGGAATAGCAAAATCTGGAGCAAAAATGGTTATGGCAGTTTCATGTGCGAAG GTTCCCAAAGTTACTATAATCGTTGGTGGAAGCTTCGGTGCTGGAAATTATGCAATGTGTGGCCGTGCTTATAGTCCGAACTTCATGTTTCTTTGGCCAAATGCCAAAATATCCGTGATGGGTGGTGCCCAG GCTGCTGGTGTGCTAGCTCAAATAGAAAAAAGCAACAAGAAAAAGCAAGGGATTCAG TGGAACaaggaagaagaggaaagaTTCAAGGCAAAGGTTGTGGAGGCATATGAGAAAGAAGGAAGTTCTTATTACTCCACAGCAAGGCTCTGGGATGATGGCATTATTGATCCAGCTGACACAAGAAAAATCATAGGTCTCTGCATCTCTGCTTCCATGAATCGTCCTGCAGAAGATACCAAATATGGTGTATTTAGAATGTGA
- the LOC142643094 gene encoding methylcrotonoyl-CoA carboxylase beta chain, mitochondrial isoform X1, translating into MLRLLARRAACWGSRNPWMIAHPRRDLCLGLGVLPDSIDRTSDSFTRNSNAMDELISDLQSHIAKVLSGGGAEAVKRNRSRNKLLPRERIDRLLDPGSSFLELSQLAGHELYEEALPSAGIITGIGPVHGRLCMFVANDPTVKGGTYYPITVKKHLRAQEIATQCKLPCIYLVDSGGAFLPKQADVFPDKDNFGRIFYNQAVMSAEGIPQIALVLGSCTAGGAYIPAMADESVMVKGNGTIFLAGPPLVKAATGEEVSAEDLGGAAVHCKTSGVSDYFAQDELHGLALGRNIIKNLHMAGKEGMLSRLETVNHEFKEPLYDVKELRSIAPTDLKQSFDIRSVIGRIVDGSEFDEFKKLYGTTLVTGFARIFGQPVGIIGNNGILFNESALKGAHFIELCTQRNIPLVFLQNITGFMVGSRSEANGIAKSGAKMVMAVSCAKVPKVTIIVGGSFGAGNYAMCGRAYSPNFMFLWPNAKISVMGGAQAAGVLAQIEKSNKKKQGIQWNKEEEERFKAKVVEAYEKEGSSYYSTARLWDDGIIDPADTRKIIGLCISASMNRPAEDTKYGVFRM; encoded by the exons atgcttAGACTATTGGCGAGAAGAGCAGCTTGTTGGGGTTCACGGAATCCATGGATGATAGCTCACCCGAGAAGGGACCTCTGCCTTGGACTCGGAGTCCTTCCCGACTCCATTGACCGGACCTCTGACTCCTTCACTCGTAACTCCAACGCCATGGATGAACTCATCTCCGACCTCCAATCCCACATAGCCAAg GTTTTAAGTGGAGGAGGAGCAGAGGCGGTGAAGAGGAATAGGAGTAGGAATAAGCTTCTACCCAGGGAAAGAATCGATCGCCTTCTTGACCCTGGTTCTTCATTCCTTGAACTTTCTCAG CTTGCAGGCCATGAATTATATGAAGAAGCCTTGCCATCTGCTGGGATTATTACTGGGATAGGTCCGGTGCATGGACGACTTTGTATGTTTGTGGCTAATGACCCGACTGTCAAGGGAGGCACTTACTATCCCATCACCGTTAAGAAACATCTTAGGGCACAAGAGATTGCCACTCAATGTAAATTACCATGCATATATCTTGTTGATAGTGGAGGTGCTTTCCTTCCTAAGCAGGCTGATGTCTTCCCTGACAAGGATAATTTTGGTAGAATTTTCTACAATCAAGCTGTGATGTCTGCTGAAGGCATCCCCCAAATTGCACTGGTATTGGGTTCCTGCACAGCTGGGGGTGCCTATATACCTGCGATGGCTGATGAAAGTGTCATGGTCAAAGGAAATGGTACCATTTTCCTGGCAGGACCCCCACTTGTGAAG GCTGCTACAGGAGAAGAAGTCTCTGCTGAAGATTTGGGGGGTGCTGCTGTGCATTGCAAGACATCAGGAGTTTCAGATTATTTTGCTCAAG aTGAACTGCATGGACTTGCTCTTGGGAGGAACATCATTAAAAACTTGCACATGGCTGGGAAGGAGGGAATGCTAAGTAGATTGGAAACTGTAAACCATGAATTTAAAGAACCATTATATGATGTAAAGGAACTTCGTTCCATTGCACCAACAGACCTTAAGCAGTCCTTTGATATACGGTCAGTTATTGGTCGCATTGTTGATGGAAGTGAATTTGACGAATTCAAGAAATTGTATGGCACT ACTCTTGTAACAGGATTTGCTAGAATTTTTGGACAGCCAGTTGGAATAATTGGAAACAATGGGATATTATTTAATGAATCTGCTCTAAAAGGGGCCCATTTCATTGAACTGTGCACTCAACGAAACATTCCTTTGGTCTTCCTTCAGAATATCACTGGATTTATG GTTGGCTCAAGATCCGAGGCAAATGGAATAGCAAAATCTGGAGCAAAAATGGTTATGGCAGTTTCATGTGCGAAG GTTCCCAAAGTTACTATAATCGTTGGTGGAAGCTTCGGTGCTGGAAATTATGCAATGTGTGGCCGTGCTTATAGTCCGAACTTCATGTTTCTTTGGCCAAATGCCAAAATATCCGTGATGGGTGGTGCCCAG GCTGCTGGTGTGCTAGCTCAAATAGAAAAAAGCAACAAGAAAAAGCAAGGGATTCAG TGGAACaaggaagaagaggaaagaTTCAAGGCAAAGGTTGTGGAGGCATATGAGAAAGAAGGAAGTTCTTATTACTCCACAGCAAGGCTCTGGGATGATGGCATTATTGATCCAGCTGACACAAGAAAAATCATAGGTCTCTGCATCTCTGCTTCCATGAATCGTCCTGCAGAAGATACCAAATATGGTGTATTTAGAATGTGA
- the LOC142644302 gene encoding uncharacterized protein LOC142644302 yields the protein MAAALNRFISRSADMCRPFYQLLHKWKDFRWTEECALAFEDLKQYLSNPPILSRPEKEEVLYAYLAVTDYAVSLVLVRNADGIQMPVYYAVLAIVHAMRKLLHYFQAHLVVVLTQLPLQALLRESDYTGQVAKWGIRLGAYDVKYMPWTATKGQVLADFVAEFIEENLRKEEAILTVMFALPTSAPLWEVYTDGASNGIGVGVGMVLITPERLIMEKSLRLGFTATNNEAEYEAFLAGALMVSQLREEVVKLYCDSCLVIGQVNGEFEARDERMQKYLTRVKCDLNKFKSFVVKQIPRGQNAHANSLAMLATSLGSKLPRGILPEDKTEAVKVCRNAPRYWLSEEQKLYKRSYLGLYLLCVHPEAVEHTLEELHEGICGSHTRGRSLAHQALTQGY from the exons ATGGCGGCTGCATTAAATAGATTCATCTCTCGATCTGCGGACATGTGTCGTCCTTTTTATCAGCTCTTGCATAAATGGAAAGATTTTCGGTGGACTGAGGAATGCGCTCTAGCCTTTGAAGACCTAAAGCAATATTTATCTAATCCACCGATACTTTCTAGACCTGAGAAGGAGGAGGTGTTGTATGCCTATCTGGCAGTCACGGATTATGCTGTCAGCCTTGTCCTTGTACGGAATGCAGATGGAATCCAAATGCCTGTGTATTAC GCTGTGTTAGCTATTGTGCATGCAATGAGAAAGCTTctgcattattttcaagctcactTGGTAGTAGTGCTCACCCAGCTTCCTTTACAAGCTCTTCTAAGGGAGTCAGATTATACCGGCCAAGTAGCAAAATGGGGAATAAGGCTTGGAGCTTATGATGTCAAGTACATGCCCTGGACAGCCACCAAAGGACAAGTCCTTGCTGATTTTGTGGCGGAGTTCATCGAGGAAAACCTCAGGAAAGAAGAGGCAATCTTAACGGTGATGTTTGCCTTACCCACTAGTGCTCCCCTATGGGAAGTTTATACAGATGGAGCGTCTAATGGAATAGGAGTAGGAGTTGGGATGGTGTTGATTACTCCCGAGAGGTTGATCATGGAAAAATCATTACGATTGGGTTTTacggccactaataatgaggccgagtatgaggcTTTTTTGGCAGGAGCTCTAATGGTTAGTCAGTTGAGGGAAGAGGTGGTAAAATTATATTGTGATTCCTGTTTAGTCATCGGGCAAGTCAATGGGGAGTTTGAAGCTAGGGATGAGAGGATGCAGAAATACCTCACTAGAGTGAAGTGTGATTTAAACAAGTTTAAGAGTTTTGTGGTGAAGCAAATCCCTAGAGGACAGAATGCTCACGCCAATTCGTTGGCTATGCTTGCCACATCCTTGGGATCGAAGCTTCCACGG GGTATATTGCCCGAAGACAAGACTGAGGCAGTAAAGGTGTGCAGGAATGCTCCTCGTTATTGGCTCTCCGAGGAGCAGAAGTTATACAAGCGTTCTTATTTGGGTCTGTATCTTTtgtgtgtacatcctgaagcaGTTGAGCACACATTAGAAGAATTACACGAAGGCATATGTGGGAGTCATactaggggaaggtccttagctcatCAGGCTCTAACCCAGGGATATTAG
- the LOC142644303 gene encoding uncharacterized protein LOC142644303: MVLNDTDYFTKWVEAEPLANIRDVDAKRFIWKNIVTRFGVPHTLISDNGLQFDSKAFRRNCGDLGIRNGLKKRLDNAKGRWVEELPHVLWTYRTTTRRSTGETPFSMTYGMEAVIPLESGFPTLKSEQYSVQGNHCMLLNNLDTIEERREVVSVKMANYQ, encoded by the exons ATGGTCCTCAACGACACAGAttactttactaagtgggtaGAGGCTGAACCACTAGCCAACATTAGAGATGTAGATGCAAAGAGATTcatctggaagaatattgttactcGTTTTGGAGTCCCGCATACATTGATTTCTGATAATGGCCTTCAATTTGACAGTAAAGCCTTCAGAAGAAACTGTGGAGATTTAGGAATACGAAATGG ATTGAAGAAGAGGCTAGATAATGCCAAAggaagatgggtagaagagttgCCTCATGTGTTATGGACCTATCGCACTACCACCCGTAGATCGACTGGTGAGACGCCTTTCTCAATGACATACGGGATGGAAGCGGTAATCCCTCTGGAGTCAGGATTCCCAACCTTGAAATCTGAACAGTATAGCGTTCAAGGAAATCATTGCATGCTCCTCAATAATCTTGATACTATTGAGGAAAGAAGAGAGGTAGTCAGCGTGAAGATGGCCAATTATCAGTAG